A single window of Streptomyces sp. NBC_00464 DNA harbors:
- a CDS encoding AMP-binding protein, protein MPHETIADLLLARTGDDHPGLLTRDRSWTWGEVVEESAARAAWARKLRTDGPFHIGVLLDNEPEYIFWLGAAALAGAAVVGINPTRGGAELEREVRHTDCQLVITDRAGLALLEGLDVGVDRDRFLVIDTPEYTSCLAAHDRLRAAAPDVTATTRMLLLLTSGTTGTSKAAICSQGRLAALGASNSAKYDITRQDTCYCPMPLFHGNALMALWAPALSAGATIALTRKFSASGFLPDVTHFGATFFTYVGKAIGYILARPETPDDADNRLTHAFGTEASPEDATRFLDRFGCRLVEGYGSSEGAGMLKRVPDAPTGALGRPARDGVRIVHPTDRTTCPPAVLDAYGRVRNPEEAIGEIVDTEGAARFEGYYNNEAANAERVRHGWYWTGDLGYVDEAGYFYFAGRSGDWIRVDGENISALLTERILRRHPRVIAAGVFGVPDPRSGDQVMAAVEIAEEVRFEDLDLPGFLERQEDLGTKGAPRFVRVSHALPTTGSNKLRKKEMQLDGWRTDDPVYRWAGRGRPAYTPMTDEDKAALREEFLANGRARFLP, encoded by the coding sequence TTGCCACACGAGACGATTGCCGACCTGCTGCTCGCCCGGACCGGGGACGACCACCCGGGCCTGCTGACCCGTGACAGGTCCTGGACCTGGGGAGAAGTGGTCGAGGAGAGCGCGGCACGCGCCGCGTGGGCGCGGAAGCTGCGGACCGACGGACCGTTCCACATCGGCGTGCTCCTGGACAACGAACCCGAGTACATCTTCTGGCTGGGCGCCGCCGCCCTCGCCGGTGCCGCCGTCGTCGGGATCAATCCGACCCGCGGTGGCGCCGAACTGGAGCGCGAAGTGCGGCACACCGACTGCCAGTTGGTCATCACCGACCGGGCGGGTCTCGCCCTGCTGGAAGGTCTGGACGTGGGCGTGGACCGCGACCGCTTCCTCGTCATCGACACTCCGGAGTACACCTCCTGCCTTGCCGCGCACGACCGCCTTCGCGCCGCCGCCCCCGACGTCACCGCCACCACCCGGATGCTGCTGCTTCTGACCTCCGGCACCACCGGCACGTCCAAGGCGGCGATCTGCTCGCAGGGCCGGCTCGCCGCGCTCGGCGCCTCCAACAGCGCCAAGTACGACATCACCCGGCAGGACACCTGCTACTGCCCGATGCCGCTGTTCCACGGCAACGCACTGATGGCGCTCTGGGCCCCCGCCCTCAGCGCCGGCGCCACGATCGCCCTCACCCGCAAGTTCTCCGCCTCCGGATTCCTCCCCGATGTGACCCACTTCGGTGCCACCTTCTTCACCTACGTCGGCAAGGCGATCGGCTACATCCTGGCCCGCCCCGAAACCCCCGACGACGCCGACAACCGGCTGACCCACGCCTTCGGCACCGAGGCCTCGCCGGAGGACGCGACCCGCTTCCTTGACCGCTTCGGCTGTCGTCTCGTCGAGGGCTACGGTTCCAGCGAGGGCGCCGGCATGCTCAAGCGGGTCCCCGACGCGCCCACGGGCGCGCTCGGCAGGCCGGCCCGGGACGGCGTCCGCATCGTGCACCCCACGGACCGGACCACCTGCCCGCCCGCCGTACTCGACGCCTACGGACGGGTGCGCAACCCGGAGGAGGCCATCGGGGAGATCGTCGACACCGAGGGTGCCGCGCGCTTCGAGGGCTACTACAACAACGAGGCCGCGAACGCCGAACGCGTCCGGCACGGCTGGTACTGGACCGGCGACCTCGGATACGTGGACGAGGCCGGTTACTTCTACTTCGCGGGCCGCTCCGGCGACTGGATCCGCGTCGACGGCGAGAACATCTCCGCCCTGCTCACCGAACGCATCCTGCGCAGGCACCCCCGTGTCATCGCCGCCGGCGTCTTCGGCGTACCCGACCCGCGCTCCGGCGACCAGGTCATGGCCGCCGTCGAGATCGCCGAGGAGGTTCGCTTCGAGGACCTGGACCTGCCCGGCTTCCTGGAGCGCCAGGAGGACCTGGGTACCAAGGGAGCCCCCCGCTTCGTCCGCGTCTCGCACGCGCTGCCGACGACCGGCTCCAACAAGCTGCGCAAGAAGGAGATGCAGCTCGACGGCTGGCGCACCGACGACCCGGTGTACCGATGGGCCGGCCGGGGCCGGCCCGCGTACACGCCGATGACCGACGAGGACAAGGCCGCGCTGCGCGAGGAGTTCCTGGCCAACGGGCGTGCGCGATTCCTTCCCTGA
- a CDS encoding acyl-CoA dehydrogenase family protein: MQLRESAAHQELRRELRAYFSGLMPEDERRRVGEEGVGGDRFREVVKRLGSDGWLGSGWPTEYGGQGRSVEDQYVFFDEVQRAGLPFPFVTVNTVGPTLMAYGSEEHRKRFLPGILSGDIVFAIGYTEPAAGTDLASLTTRAVRDGDTYVVDGSKIFTSGANTADYVWLAARTDPEAPKHKGISILIVPTTDDGFSWSPIRTVGGLAVTATYYSGVRVPATDVVGDVDGGWRLITAQLNHERIGLAALGGRMIQLWEGVLEWSRENGTADIPWVRQEFARTYARLEAMRLMNWKMTSAVARNALTGADAGAAKAYGTETHIAVQRGLTQILGAAGRIRPESPGAALAGQIEQLSRQGLVNTFGGGVNEILRDMVATQGLGLPRKGRGA, encoded by the coding sequence ATGCAACTGCGCGAGAGCGCCGCGCACCAGGAGCTGCGGCGGGAACTGCGGGCGTACTTCTCGGGCCTGATGCCCGAGGACGAACGCCGTCGCGTCGGCGAGGAGGGCGTGGGGGGCGACCGCTTCCGGGAGGTCGTCAAGAGGCTCGGTTCCGACGGCTGGCTGGGCAGCGGCTGGCCCACCGAGTACGGCGGCCAGGGCCGTTCGGTGGAGGACCAGTACGTCTTCTTCGACGAGGTCCAACGAGCCGGTCTGCCCTTCCCGTTCGTCACCGTCAACACCGTCGGGCCGACCCTGATGGCGTACGGCTCCGAGGAGCACCGCAAGCGGTTCCTGCCCGGCATCCTCTCCGGCGACATCGTCTTCGCGATCGGCTACACCGAGCCGGCGGCCGGCACCGACCTCGCCTCGCTGACCACCCGCGCGGTCCGGGACGGCGACACGTACGTCGTCGACGGCAGCAAGATCTTCACCAGCGGCGCCAACACCGCCGACTACGTGTGGCTCGCCGCCCGCACCGACCCGGAGGCCCCCAAGCACAAGGGCATCTCCATCCTCATCGTGCCCACCACCGACGACGGCTTCTCCTGGAGCCCCATCCGCACCGTCGGCGGCCTGGCCGTCACCGCGACGTACTACAGCGGAGTACGCGTCCCGGCCACCGATGTGGTCGGCGACGTAGACGGCGGCTGGCGGCTGATCACCGCCCAGCTCAACCACGAGCGCATCGGCCTCGCCGCCCTCGGCGGCCGGATGATCCAGCTGTGGGAAGGGGTCCTGGAGTGGTCCCGGGAGAACGGCACGGCCGATATCCCCTGGGTGCGGCAGGAGTTCGCGCGCACGTACGCCCGGCTGGAGGCGATGCGGCTGATGAACTGGAAGATGACGTCCGCCGTCGCCCGGAACGCGCTGACCGGAGCCGACGCGGGAGCCGCCAAGGCCTACGGAACGGAGACCCACATCGCCGTCCAGCGCGGGCTGACCCAGATCCTCGGCGCCGCCGGGCGCATCCGGCCCGAATCGCCGGGAGCCGCCCTCGCCGGGCAGATCGAACAGCTCTCCCGCCAGGGCCTTGTGAACACCTTCGGCGGCGGCGTCAACGAGATCCTGCGCGACATGGTCGCGACCCAGGGCCTCGGGCTGCCGCGCAAGGGGCGTGGCGCATGA
- a CDS encoding bifunctional MaoC family dehydratase N-terminal/OB-fold nucleic acid binding domain-containing protein — translation MTGAVEQPQPGYEERLRAFTGRELRATTTAQDPVNQPMIRHWAEAMGDTNPVYTDAEAARATGREGVVAPASMVQAWTMRGYAATVAPQPGGPDGFGELVALLDEGGYTSVVATDSEFTFLRELTPGDHVAVRETVESVSAEKRTGLGCGRFVTTLKTYTDQHGETVATQRWRTLRFRPAPAEAVPPAPALRPRPAVNRDNAFFFEGAQQHRLLIQRCTACSVLRHPPGPCCPECGSLEWDTVEAGGHGHVYSFVVNHHPRHPAFDSPYLVAVVELAEGTRLITNLTGIAPDEVTIGMPVVLDWLDADPDLTLPVFRPAPTEAP, via the coding sequence ATGACCGGGGCCGTCGAGCAGCCGCAGCCGGGGTACGAGGAGCGGCTGCGGGCCTTCACCGGGCGCGAACTGCGGGCCACCACAACGGCGCAGGACCCGGTCAACCAGCCGATGATCCGGCACTGGGCCGAGGCGATGGGCGACACCAACCCGGTGTACACCGACGCCGAAGCGGCACGTGCCACCGGCCGCGAGGGGGTCGTCGCACCCGCGTCGATGGTCCAGGCCTGGACGATGCGCGGATACGCGGCCACGGTCGCCCCGCAGCCCGGGGGCCCGGACGGTTTCGGCGAACTGGTAGCCCTCCTCGACGAGGGGGGCTACACCTCCGTGGTGGCCACGGACTCCGAGTTCACTTTCCTGCGGGAGCTGACGCCGGGGGACCACGTCGCCGTTCGCGAGACCGTCGAGTCGGTCTCGGCGGAGAAGAGGACCGGGCTCGGCTGCGGACGGTTCGTCACCACCCTGAAGACCTACACCGATCAGCACGGCGAGACGGTCGCCACCCAGCGCTGGCGAACCCTGAGATTCCGGCCCGCGCCGGCAGAGGCCGTGCCCCCCGCCCCCGCCCTGCGCCCGCGCCCCGCCGTCAACCGGGACAACGCCTTCTTCTTCGAAGGCGCGCAACAGCACCGGCTGCTCATCCAGCGCTGCACCGCGTGCTCCGTACTGCGTCACCCTCCGGGGCCGTGCTGCCCCGAGTGCGGCTCCCTGGAGTGGGACACCGTGGAGGCCGGCGGGCACGGTCACGTCTACAGCTTCGTCGTGAACCACCATCCGCGGCACCCCGCGTTCGACTCGCCGTATCTCGTCGCCGTCGTCGAACTCGCCGAAGGCACCCGGCTCATCACCAACCTGACCGGCATCGCCCCCGACGAGGTCACCATCGGCATGCCCGTGGTCCTCGACTGGCTCGACGCCGACCCCGATCTGACCCTGCCGGTGTTCCGGCCCGCCCCGACGGAGGCGCCCTGA
- a CDS encoding acyl-CoA dehydrogenase family protein, which produces MDFSLGEELEAVRDLAREIFSDRVTPERLREVETSAGRVDERLWADLATAGLLAAVLPEQDGGAGLGMAGLCVLLEEQGRRVAPLPLWPALTGALTVAAYGTGAQRSTLLPDLMDGTNRLTVALEEFGPAEPLTPRTAAVADGPDWRLTGVKAVVPAPAGARHVLVTAATGTGPGLFLVASDATGVSWEYAETTSHDMSAHLTLDGAPAEAVGTPGEGAAAHLVRIAFVALAAVQAGVADGALGHAAGHLREREQFGRPLATFQAVQHQLADCYIDIEAMRVTLWQAVDALAEPFDAESADRAALVAKWWATEGGLNTVHRVQHVHGGIGVDTDYPVHRHFLWGKQISTTLGGAGADLERLGTLLAGAAVTS; this is translated from the coding sequence ATGGATTTCTCCCTGGGAGAAGAGCTCGAAGCGGTCCGTGACCTGGCACGGGAGATCTTCTCCGACCGTGTCACGCCCGAGCGGCTGCGCGAGGTGGAGACCTCGGCGGGCCGCGTGGACGAACGGCTGTGGGCGGACCTCGCCACCGCCGGGCTGCTCGCTGCCGTCCTGCCCGAACAGGACGGCGGAGCGGGACTCGGCATGGCCGGGCTCTGCGTCCTCCTGGAGGAACAGGGGCGGCGCGTGGCCCCGTTGCCGCTGTGGCCCGCGCTGACCGGCGCGCTCACCGTCGCCGCGTACGGCACCGGAGCCCAGAGGTCGACGCTGCTGCCGGACCTCATGGACGGTACGAACCGGCTGACCGTCGCCCTGGAGGAGTTCGGCCCCGCCGAGCCCCTGACGCCCCGCACGGCCGCGGTCGCCGACGGACCGGACTGGCGCCTCACCGGGGTCAAGGCCGTGGTGCCCGCGCCCGCCGGTGCCCGCCACGTCCTGGTGACCGCCGCGACCGGTACCGGGCCGGGACTCTTCCTCGTCGCCTCGGACGCCACCGGTGTGAGCTGGGAGTACGCGGAGACCACCAGCCACGACATGAGTGCCCACCTCACCCTGGACGGCGCCCCGGCGGAGGCCGTCGGCACGCCGGGCGAGGGGGCCGCCGCCCATCTCGTACGGATCGCCTTCGTCGCTTTGGCCGCCGTCCAGGCCGGTGTGGCCGACGGGGCGCTGGGGCACGCGGCCGGGCACCTGCGCGAGCGCGAGCAGTTCGGCCGTCCGCTCGCCACCTTCCAGGCCGTGCAGCACCAGCTCGCCGACTGCTACATCGACATCGAGGCGATGCGGGTCACGCTGTGGCAGGCGGTGGACGCACTGGCGGAGCCCTTCGACGCGGAGAGCGCCGACCGGGCGGCGCTGGTCGCCAAGTGGTGGGCCACCGAAGGGGGCCTGAACACCGTCCACCGGGTCCAGCACGTGCACGGCGGCATCGGCGTCGACACCGACTACCCGGTGCACCGCCATTTCCTGTGGGGCAAGCAGATCTCCACCACCCTGGGCGGCGCGGGTGCCGACCTCGAACGCCTCGGAACCCTTCTCGCCGGTGCGGCGGTGACCTCATGA
- a CDS encoding MaoC family dehydratase, with protein sequence MTLPPGALPPSRTYASVAVGEVLPELPIPVTRTLIVATALASRDYQDVHHDPELARERGSKDIFMNILTSNGLVDRYVTGWAGPAAVVKAIRIRLGAPNHPGDTMVFTGTVTAKSDADHRVEIAVTGANSLGAHVTGSVSVQLSGEDR encoded by the coding sequence ATGACCCTGCCGCCGGGTGCCCTCCCGCCCTCACGTACCTACGCGTCGGTGGCCGTCGGCGAGGTACTCCCCGAGCTGCCGATCCCGGTCACCCGCACCTTGATCGTCGCCACCGCCCTCGCGAGCCGGGACTACCAGGACGTGCACCACGACCCCGAACTGGCGCGGGAACGCGGCTCCAAGGACATCTTCATGAACATCCTGACCAGCAACGGTCTCGTCGACCGGTACGTCACCGGCTGGGCCGGCCCGGCAGCCGTCGTCAAGGCCATCCGGATCCGGCTCGGCGCCCCCAACCACCCGGGCGACACCATGGTGTTCACCGGCACGGTGACCGCGAAGTCGGACGCCGACCACCGCGTCGAGATCGCGGTCACGGGCGCCAACAGCCTGGGTGCCCATGTCACCGGGAGCGTCTCGGTACAGCTGTCTGGGGAGGACCGATGA
- a CDS encoding lipid-transfer protein: protein MSIVPLSGAAAVAGIGATEFSKSSGRSELQLACEAVLAAVADAGLKPSDVDGLVTFTAETNAENHVARNTGMGDLTFFSRIGYGGGAGCATVQQAAMAVATGVADVVVCYRAFNERSGERYGLGQAARPMDTTADRAAYAWMTPFGLSTPAQWVAMFARRYLHEYGATTDDFGRVAVVDRKHAANNPAAWFQGRPITLQDHRDSRWIAEPLRLLDCCQETDGGQALVVVSAERARDLPHPPAMIRSAAQGLGADQHMMTSYYRPTITGIPEMGLVGRQLYAQSGLGPDDIDAAVLYDHFTPLVLPQLEELGFCKPGEAKDFIADGHLELGGRLPFNTHGGQLGEAYLHGMNGIAEGVRLVRGTSVNQPDKADHVMVTAGTGVPTSGLILGADR from the coding sequence ATGAGCATCGTCCCGCTGTCCGGGGCCGCGGCGGTGGCCGGGATCGGAGCCACCGAGTTCTCCAAGAGCTCCGGGCGCAGCGAACTCCAGCTCGCCTGCGAGGCGGTGCTCGCCGCTGTCGCGGACGCGGGCCTGAAACCGTCCGACGTGGACGGTCTTGTCACCTTCACGGCGGAGACCAACGCGGAGAACCACGTGGCCCGCAACACGGGCATGGGCGACCTGACGTTCTTCTCCCGTATCGGTTACGGCGGCGGAGCCGGCTGCGCCACCGTGCAACAGGCGGCCATGGCCGTGGCCACCGGGGTCGCCGACGTGGTCGTCTGCTATCGGGCGTTCAACGAACGCTCCGGCGAGCGCTACGGGCTGGGGCAGGCGGCCCGCCCCATGGACACCACCGCCGACCGGGCGGCGTACGCCTGGATGACCCCCTTCGGGCTGAGCACCCCCGCCCAGTGGGTGGCGATGTTCGCCCGGCGCTATCTGCACGAATACGGCGCCACCACCGACGACTTCGGCCGGGTCGCCGTCGTCGACCGCAAGCACGCGGCGAACAACCCGGCCGCCTGGTTCCAAGGCCGTCCCATCACCCTCCAGGACCACCGGGACTCCCGCTGGATCGCCGAACCGCTGCGGCTGCTGGACTGCTGCCAGGAGACCGACGGCGGCCAGGCCCTGGTGGTCGTCTCCGCGGAACGCGCGCGCGACCTTCCGCACCCGCCCGCGATGATCCGCTCCGCGGCCCAGGGGCTCGGCGCCGACCAGCACATGATGACCAGCTACTACCGGCCGACGATCACCGGCATTCCCGAAATGGGGCTGGTCGGACGGCAGTTGTACGCGCAGAGCGGCCTCGGTCCGGACGATATCGACGCGGCCGTGCTCTACGACCACTTCACCCCTCTGGTCCTGCCGCAATTGGAGGAACTGGGCTTCTGCAAGCCCGGCGAGGCGAAGGACTTCATCGCCGACGGCCACCTGGAGCTCGGCGGCCGGCTGCCCTTCAACACCCACGGCGGGCAGCTCGGCGAGGCGTATCTGCACGGCATGAACGGCATCGCCGAGGGGGTCCGGCTGGTCCGCGGCACCTCGGTGAACCAGCCGGACAAGGCCGACCACGTCATGGTCACCGCCGGCACCGGGGTGCCCACCAGCGGACTGATCCTGGGAGCCGACCGATGA
- a CDS encoding MaoC/PaaZ C-terminal domain-containing protein, with amino-acid sequence MTASPWEGRELGTRTVSWTERDAILYALAVGAPADRLDLVYEERLRVLPTFALTLAQWAPDALGALGAFDVTTAVHGSQHLVVHGLLAASGELTTTARVSAVRDKGAAAVFDVEVSCERFTATWSIFAPGCGGFGGERGPSAPRRPDRPAEHALTVSTHDRQAALYRLLGDRHAMHIDPEAAKAAGMDRPFLHGLCTLAASLLPLADSLGAHPAELVELEARFAAPAFPGDRLDLAGWTDTPGPDGPGDRAVRFEATAGDGRAVLTGGRARFRTTTPDRTENPDA; translated from the coding sequence ATGACCGCGTCGCCGTGGGAGGGCCGTGAACTCGGCACCCGTACCGTCTCCTGGACCGAGCGGGACGCGATCCTGTACGCGCTCGCGGTCGGCGCCCCCGCCGACCGGCTCGACCTCGTGTACGAGGAGCGGCTGCGGGTGCTGCCCACCTTCGCGCTGACCCTGGCCCAGTGGGCGCCCGACGCGCTCGGCGCACTCGGCGCCTTCGATGTCACCACTGCCGTGCACGGCAGCCAACACCTCGTGGTGCACGGCCTGTTGGCGGCATCCGGTGAGCTGACCACCACCGCACGGGTCTCCGCGGTCCGGGACAAGGGGGCAGCCGCCGTCTTCGACGTGGAGGTGTCCTGCGAACGCTTCACGGCCACCTGGTCCATCTTCGCACCGGGCTGCGGAGGCTTCGGCGGCGAACGCGGCCCGTCCGCCCCGCGCCGCCCGGACCGGCCGGCCGAACACGCCCTCACCGTCTCCACGCACGACCGGCAGGCGGCCCTCTACCGGCTGCTCGGCGACCGGCACGCCATGCACATCGACCCCGAGGCGGCGAAGGCGGCCGGGATGGACCGGCCGTTCCTGCACGGGCTGTGCACGCTCGCCGCGAGCCTGCTGCCCCTGGCCGACAGCCTGGGCGCGCACCCGGCCGAACTGGTGGAGCTGGAAGCCCGGTTCGCCGCACCGGCCTTCCCCGGCGACCGGCTCGACCTGGCCGGCTGGACCGACACCCCCGGCCCGGACGGCCCCGGTGACCGTGCCGTGCGCTTCGAGGCGACGGCCGGCGACGGCCGTGCGGTGCTCACCGGCGGCCGCGCTCGATTCCGCACCACCACCCCCGACCGGACGGAGAACCCCGATGCTTGA
- a CDS encoding 2-keto-4-pentenoate hydratase codes for MLEPAQRAEAAAELWAAQCDRSPVEPLTTTWPGIDASDAYGIQLINIRRQLAEGRTVHGHKVGLSSKVMQQMMGVDEPDYGHLLSDMVLAEETPVEADRYCCPRIEVEIGYVLGRSLPGEGCTTEDVLAATEYVVPSLELIDSRIKDWRIGLADTIADNASSAGVILGSARVRPADLNPADIEAVLYRDGAEIARGNTSAVLGDPTEAVAWLARKVASFGVRLEAGHVILPGSCTKAVDVKPGESYRADFEGLGSVSVDFVHSTGHHPARN; via the coding sequence ATGCTTGAACCCGCGCAGCGCGCCGAAGCCGCCGCGGAGCTGTGGGCCGCCCAGTGCGACCGCAGCCCGGTCGAGCCGCTCACCACCACCTGGCCGGGCATCGACGCGAGCGACGCCTACGGGATCCAGCTGATCAACATCCGCCGGCAACTGGCCGAGGGCCGTACCGTCCACGGACACAAGGTCGGCCTGTCCTCGAAGGTCATGCAGCAGATGATGGGCGTCGACGAGCCGGACTACGGTCATCTGCTCTCCGACATGGTGCTGGCCGAGGAGACCCCCGTCGAGGCGGACCGCTACTGCTGTCCGCGGATCGAGGTCGAGATCGGCTACGTACTCGGCCGGAGTCTCCCGGGGGAGGGGTGCACCACCGAGGATGTCCTCGCGGCCACCGAGTACGTCGTCCCGAGCCTCGAACTCATCGACAGCCGGATCAAGGACTGGCGGATCGGGCTCGCCGACACCATCGCCGACAACGCCTCGTCCGCCGGGGTGATCCTCGGCTCCGCCCGGGTACGGCCGGCCGACCTGAACCCGGCCGACATCGAGGCGGTCCTGTACCGGGACGGTGCGGAGATCGCCCGGGGCAACACCAGCGCCGTGCTCGGCGACCCCACCGAGGCCGTCGCGTGGCTGGCCCGCAAGGTCGCGTCCTTCGGGGTGAGGCTGGAAGCCGGTCACGTGATCCTGCCGGGGTCGTGCACCAAGGCCGTCGACGTGAAGCCGGGGGAGTCCTACCGGGCCGACTTCGAAGGTCTCGGGTCCGTCTCCGTCGACTTCGTCCACTCAACGGGACACCACCCGGCCCGGAACTGA
- a CDS encoding 3-oxoacyl-ACP reductase encodes MSATHTPSAKTLQGRTAVVTGAGAGLGRAEALALAALGANVVVNDIGPAADDVAAEIKSLGTGAVAVTGDVGDWSMGDRLVEAAVESFGSLDIVVNNAGVLRDKMLFNLTESDWDDVLRIHLKGHAAVSRAAAVHWRAASKASGAPVYGRVINTSSEAFLFGAPGQPNYSAAKAGIVALTLATSQGLARYGVRANAICPRARTAMTAEAFGAGSTAPGGLDIMAPERVATLVGHLASPAADEISGQVFVVYGDMVALLAPPTVEQKFTAADGTFTPAELDEQLTTYFRGRDPHRTYAAYSVAGLDTTGTQQTR; translated from the coding sequence ATGAGCGCGACGCACACCCCCTCGGCGAAGACCCTTCAGGGGCGCACCGCCGTCGTCACGGGTGCAGGAGCGGGGCTCGGCCGCGCCGAGGCACTGGCACTCGCGGCGCTCGGCGCCAATGTGGTGGTGAACGACATCGGCCCGGCCGCCGACGATGTGGCCGCGGAGATCAAGTCTCTCGGCACGGGGGCCGTGGCGGTGACCGGCGATGTCGGCGACTGGTCCATGGGCGACCGCCTGGTCGAGGCCGCCGTGGAGAGCTTCGGCAGCCTGGACATCGTCGTCAACAACGCGGGCGTCCTCCGCGACAAGATGCTGTTCAACCTCACCGAGTCCGACTGGGACGACGTCCTGCGGATCCACCTCAAGGGGCACGCCGCGGTCTCCCGCGCCGCGGCCGTCCACTGGCGCGCGGCGAGCAAGGCCTCCGGCGCCCCGGTCTACGGCCGCGTGATCAACACCTCGTCCGAGGCCTTCCTGTTCGGGGCGCCCGGCCAGCCGAACTACTCCGCCGCCAAGGCCGGCATCGTCGCGCTGACCCTCGCCACCTCGCAGGGCCTGGCCCGCTACGGCGTACGCGCCAACGCGATCTGCCCCCGGGCCCGCACCGCTATGACGGCCGAGGCCTTCGGTGCGGGCTCGACCGCACCGGGAGGCCTCGACATCATGGCCCCCGAGCGCGTCGCCACTCTCGTCGGGCACCTGGCGTCACCGGCCGCCGACGAGATCAGCGGGCAGGTCTTCGTCGTCTACGGCGACATGGTCGCGCTGCTCGCCCCGCCCACCGTGGAGCAGAAGTTCACCGCCGCGGACGGCACCTTCACCCCGGCCGAACTCGACGAGCAGCTGACGACGTACTTCCGCGGCCGTGACCCGCACCGGACGTACGCCGCCTACAGCGTCGCCGGACTCGACACGACGGGGACGCAGCAGACCCGCTGA
- a CDS encoding TetR family transcriptional regulator: MPRIAEARAGAEPSSPRQRARRQSILKVAADIAATTGLERVQMQEVAKSAGVAIATLYRYFPSKTHLFTALMADQIEGFAARVPERPTGTSPEDAVFETLGSATRNLLRRPALATAMIQSANAARASTVPDLARIDSGFIDLLVRAWGVEEPTDHHITRLRLLILLWYGVLQSRLNERLTPQEADADLRMACHLLLAPETDAG, translated from the coding sequence GTGCCCAGAATCGCCGAGGCCAGGGCCGGGGCCGAGCCCAGTTCGCCCCGGCAGCGCGCACGCCGTCAGAGCATCCTGAAGGTGGCGGCGGACATCGCCGCCACGACGGGACTCGAACGGGTGCAGATGCAGGAGGTCGCCAAGTCGGCCGGCGTCGCCATTGCCACCCTGTACCGGTACTTCCCGTCGAAGACCCATCTGTTCACCGCGTTGATGGCCGACCAGATCGAGGGATTCGCGGCCCGGGTGCCCGAACGCCCGACAGGCACCTCGCCCGAGGACGCCGTCTTCGAGACGCTGGGCAGCGCGACACGCAATCTGCTGCGCAGGCCGGCCCTCGCCACGGCGATGATCCAGTCGGCGAACGCGGCCCGTGCCTCGACGGTCCCGGACCTGGCGCGGATCGACTCGGGGTTCATCGATCTGCTGGTGCGGGCCTGGGGTGTGGAGGAGCCCACGGACCACCACATCACCCGTCTGCGGCTGCTGATCCTGCTCTGGTACGGGGTGCTGCAGTCGCGGCTCAACGAGCGGCTCACCCCGCAGGAGGCCGACGCCGATCTGCGGATGGCGTGCCATCTCCTGCTCGCCCCGGAGACGGACGCCGGCTGA